Proteins co-encoded in one Bremerella sp. TYQ1 genomic window:
- a CDS encoding glycoside hydrolase family 88 protein, producing MSDARIEQYTKALQFAEKQVAATVNQHPDYFPIYTEGGKWRHDKELWTDWCAGFFAGMMWQFYLRTDDPTWRERAEHYSKLLEHRQHDRDVHDLGFIFLSTYLPWYKLTKNKHLNDVLVQAGQTLAMRFKENGQYLRSFVSDDSLFIDIMMNVPIIFYAALETGDEELMRRAVNHCQTTRDTIVRENGSTAHEGMFDLESGEFLKQTTHQGLRGDSSWARGLAWSLYGYSKCYELTKDQQYLDVAMRNADFWIANLPEDNVPFWDFDADLSQPAPWGAQKETSAGAIAASGLLDLSKQTQDPAKAAQYKETALAMLDVLVQPEYLAINDEGWEGILKHGVYHTEKDLGVDESVMFGEYFFVEALTKVVLDVYPIDYELNKS from the coding sequence ATGAGTGACGCACGTATCGAGCAGTATACCAAGGCCCTCCAGTTCGCCGAAAAGCAGGTAGCCGCCACGGTTAACCAACATCCGGACTATTTTCCGATCTACACCGAGGGTGGTAAGTGGCGTCATGACAAGGAGTTATGGACGGATTGGTGTGCCGGTTTCTTCGCCGGCATGATGTGGCAATTCTACCTCCGCACCGACGACCCGACCTGGCGAGAGCGTGCAGAACATTACTCAAAACTATTGGAACATCGCCAACACGATCGCGATGTTCACGACCTTGGGTTTATCTTCCTAAGCACCTATTTGCCTTGGTATAAGTTGACTAAGAATAAGCACTTAAACGACGTACTCGTCCAAGCCGGCCAAACGCTGGCGATGCGATTTAAAGAGAACGGACAGTACCTCAGAAGCTTTGTGTCTGATGACTCACTTTTCATCGACATTATGATGAACGTTCCCATCATCTTTTACGCCGCTCTGGAGACGGGCGACGAAGAGCTGATGCGTCGTGCTGTGAACCATTGCCAAACGACCCGCGACACGATCGTACGCGAAAACGGCTCGACGGCCCATGAAGGAATGTTCGACCTGGAGAGCGGTGAATTCCTTAAACAAACTACCCATCAGGGTTTACGCGGCGACAGCAGCTGGGCCCGCGGTTTGGCTTGGTCGCTTTATGGTTACTCGAAGTGCTACGAACTGACGAAGGACCAGCAGTATCTTGACGTGGCGATGAGAAACGCGGACTTCTGGATCGCTAATCTTCCGGAAGATAACGTGCCATTCTGGGACTTCGATGCCGACTTGAGCCAACCGGCACCTTGGGGAGCTCAGAAAGAGACCTCGGCCGGAGCAATCGCCGCATCCGGTCTGCTGGATCTAAGCAAGCAAACTCAAGATCCAGCCAAGGCCGCTCAGTACAAAGAAACTGCCCTGGCGATGTTAGACGTACTGGTTCAGCCTGAATACCTTGCGATCAACGACGAGGGCTGGGAAGGGATCTTAAAGCACGGCGTCTACCACACCGAGAAGGATCTGGGCGTGGACGAGTCGGTAATGTTTGGCGAATACTTCTTCGTCGAAGCCCTAACCAAAGTCGTACTAGACGTTTACCCGATCGACTACGAACTAAACAAGTCGTAG